In one Nicotiana sylvestris chromosome 8, ASM39365v2, whole genome shotgun sequence genomic region, the following are encoded:
- the LOC138874633 gene encoding uncharacterized mitochondrial protein AtMg00860-like → MFPADLPGMLPDFGIDLVLGTQPISIPPYRMAPSEVKELKEQLQELLDKGFIRPSVSPWGAPVLFVKRKDGAMRMCINYKQLNKVTIKNKYPLPCIDDLFDLLQGERVFSKIDLSQEEHTEHLRVVLQRLKEEKLYVKFSKYELWLSSVAFSGHVVSSDGIQVDPKKVEAVKNWPRPSSSIEIRSFPGLAGYYHRFVQGFSSIALPLTKLTHRGAPFRWLDECEATFQKLKTALTTALVLVLPSAYGSYTVYCIASRVGIGCVLM, encoded by the exons atgtttcctgcagacctaccgggcatgctgCCGGACTTCGGTATTGACTTGgtgttgggcactcagcccatttctattccaccatatcgtatggcaccatcggaggtaaaggaattgaaggagcagcttcaggaactccttgataaggggtttattcggcctagtgtgtcaccttggggtgcaccagttctatttgtaAAGAGGAAGGATGGcgctatgagaatgtgcattaattacaagcagttgaacaaagtcacgatcaagaacaagtatcctttgccttgtattgatgatttatttgacctgcttcagggagagagggtgttctccaagatcgaCTTGAG ccaggaggagcacactgagcatttgagggttgtattGCAGCGGCtgaaggaggagaaactttatgtcAAATTCTCAAAGTATGAGTTGTGGCTCAGTTCAGTAGCGTTCTCgggacacgtggtgtctagcgacggtattcaggttgacccgaagaaggTAGAGGCGGTTAAgaattggcccagaccatcctcatccATAGAGATTCGGAGCTTTCCTGGTTTGGctggttattaccatcggttcgttcagggtttctcgtctattgcatTGCCCTTGACAAAATTGACCCATaggggtgctcctttcaggtggttggatgagtgtgaggcgacctttcagaagctcaagactgccttgaccacagctctagttcTAGTTCTACCATCAGCCTATGgttcatatacagtatattgtatTGCTTCTCGGGTCGgcattgggtgtgttttgatgtag